In Setaria italica strain Yugu1 chromosome IX, Setaria_italica_v2.0, whole genome shotgun sequence, the genomic stretch tctttctttgtctttTTGCCCCCGAGTGAAACAGGCGTCGTTTTCTTTTGATTTCATGCGCTCGCTCTCATGGGGTCGGGTGGCGGTCAAATGCATGTGGCCCATGGGCTTTAGTGGAGTTGGGCTGAGCCCGTTATTGTAACCGGATAAATACTTCTGGCTGCTGATTTGCGACCATAGACGAAGAAATAGACAAATCCTTACAACTTTATCTCTcgtgttcttcctcctccctccttccccGAGCCCCTAAATTCTGCTCCAATTTCTGTGATTGACCTCTAATTCCCTGCTGAGTTCCCCGAATCGGGTTAGGATTTTtgcacccctcctccaccgcaCCCTCAGATCGATACCAAAcccctcctcagtcctcaccctGCCCACTCCGCTGACCCCAACCCCTAAAATCCCTCAATCCCCAACCGAGCCCGCCTGCGGCCGGAGCCCGTCGATTCCATTCGGATTAGAGCTCCCGCCGCTGAGGCGATTAGCCTGAATCGGCTGATTCGATGCGAATTTGCGTGTTCCGGGTGCGCGAAGAGCAGAGGCCCGCGGATCTAGGGTTGCTCCAGGCGATCTGGTGATGGTGGtgcgccgcggcgccggagctcggcgaggaggagggatcGGCAGCGGCAGCGTGGAAGATGCAGCGAGCCGGCTATGCATGGGTGGCGCGGCGGTGAGGGGTGCGACGGCAGGAGGCGGCGTCTCGTTCGGCTCATGTGGCCAGCCGCACGCGTAGAGGCAGAAGCTCCATCGCCACCGGCACAAGGACCAGCTACTTCTCCTTCCCGTTCATCTGTTCTCCCCCCTcgaacgacttcttatccgccagcagcggcggcggcacgggagcAAGGGTGCGTCAATTCTCCCCGTCCAGGGTCACCTGGCTCCTTTATAAAGGTGCGTCTATGTTGGGAATCGCTTTGGAATTTGCTCGCTAACCTGGATGAGATTTAGTGGATTTGAGCATGCTATTTTTGTCAAATCGTTATTATCTGTCACTGCTTGGACTATATCTGCTATATGAAGTACAACTAGACTAGATTTCACTGTAGCTGGGAAATTGGAGACAGTAGAGTGAGATGTATCAGGAAAATTGTTTTGAGTAACTGATGTGTCGGTTGCGGTTGTAACATGCTAGTATGTATATATTTAAATGGAGTTCACTATGTATCATTGGTTTCAGTCTGTGGCCATCTTACCCTCTGCTCGACAATTTTGGCACGTGACATCATTCCCTGTTAGTTTGAGGAGTGGTAcagcttattttttttaaaaaaaatcaatggatTGTGAAGAAGTAGCATCCAGTCAATACGCGTGTAAGGTGTAAAACATTACTTAGTTTCGTATTGATTAAGTGATGCCATTACTTGCGGCAAATAGTGTAAGCCATACCTTGCCTGTGCTGGTCTTCATTGAAATTGCTCGCTTTACTATTGTTTGTTCATTCATTGTTTGATTGCAAATGTAAACCACACAGGAAGGTTGCAATATTAAACTTCTACTCAAACTAACAAGAGCACGACATAACTAACATGAAAGGATGTTTTGCGCTCCTTCAGAAAATAATAAGTTACTTTTTAATTTTCAGGACGGGCGTGAGATTCAAGTTGGTGATTGTGCTCTTTTTCGGGCTGTTGATGTTCCTCCATTCATCGGATTGATACGTTGGATTGAGAAAAAAGAAGGAGGCTATCCCAAACTACGCGTTAGTTGGCTTTATAGACCTGCCGACATCAAGCTTAACAAGGGCATTCAACTCAACGCTGCACCAAACGAGATCTTCTACTCTTTCCACCAGGACGAGGCATCTGCTGTTTCCCTGCTGCATCCTTGCAAAGTTGCCTTTTTACGTAAAGGCGTTGAGCTCCCAGCTGGAATTTCTTCATTTGTATGTCGGCGCGTATATGATATTGACAACAAGTGTTTATGGTGGCTTACAGATCGGGATTATATTAATGTAGGTCCATTATTTATTTCCTCTTTCATCTATctgttatatatatttatagtgCTGTTTCATGTCTGTTTTCTCTACCAGGAACGGCAGGATGAAGTAAATCGCCTTCTATATAGAACAAGGCTAGAAATGCATGCTGCGGTGCAGTCAGGTGGACGGTCTCCAAAGCGTCTAAATGGTCCGTCAGCATCCCAACAACTGAAGGCTGCTCCGGATGGTACACAGAATTGTGGTTTATCTAaaggaaagaagagagagagaggtgagcaAGGAATTGATCCAGATAAGCGGGATCAAGATCGTCTGCTTGTCGATGACAGTGAGCCTGGAAGCAAGTTGGACGATATGAAGTCTGAAATAGAAAAATTTGAAAAAGGTGGACTTCCAAATGCAGAAGCAGTTGAAAAGCTTGTGCATCTTATGCAACTTGATCAGACTGAACAGAGGATAGACCTAGCTGGTCGGATTATGCTTGCTGATGTTATTGCAGCTACAGAGAGCACTGATTATCTTGGCAGATTTGTGCAATCAAGAGGCCTTCCTGTGTTGGATAGTTGGCTTCAGGAGGCTCATAAAGGGAAGTCTGGTGATGGGAGTAAAGGAGATAAGCCTATTGATGACCTTCTCTTGTCCCTGCTTCGTGCACTAGCTAAATTGCCTATTAATCTCAGTGCACTGCAAAGTTGTAGCATTGGAAAATCTGTCAATCATCTGCGCGGCCATAAAAATCTGGAGATTCAGAAGAAAGCTAAGTGTCTTGTTGAGAACTGGAAGAAGCGTGTTGATGCTGAAATGAAGTCAAATGATGCCAAAGCTTTAATATCTGGTCAATCTGCTTCCTGGCCAGGAAAAGCAGGGTTCCAAGAAATTTCAAATGCTGGAAACAAGCGAGGTGGCTCAAGTGAGCATAGCCCGAAAAATCCAGCATCAACTGTTTCATCACCAAAGGTTTTGACTGATAAACCTGGGGGCACAGATGCTGTTATGAAGTTGAATCATGTAGTTTCTGTCTCTTCAAAAGGACAACATATGCAACCAGGAAATGTTGCTGCCAATTCGAAGGAGCAGCCCTGCAAATCAATTGGCGGTTCTGAACTGCCTACTGTGAAAGAGGAGAAAAGCAGTAGCTCAAGCCAATCACCGAACAATAGCCAGTCATGCTCTAGTGAGCCATCCAAGGATGCTAGAAGTTCAACTGCCGCTTCTGGTGGTGCTACTAAAACTTCTGGAAGTTCTTCACGGGGCCATCGAAGAGCAAATAATGGTCTTGTTTCAGGAAATCTGAAGGAAGCTTCTGTGGGAAGATCTGCCTCCCTTGATCGACCTTTGCTACCAGATAAATCATCTCAAACTGGAACAGCTTCTGAAAAAGGAGTTGACATACTGGCTGATCATGGAAATAATCATAGATTGATTGTTCGGTTTCCAAATCCTGGGCGTAGTCCTGCTAGAAGCACGAGTGGAGGATCTTTCGAGGATCCATCTGTTACTGGGGGTACAGCTTCATCTCCTGTGGTTGCAGATAGACATGAGCAAACTGATCGCAGAGTGAAAATGAAGACTGAAATTTCTCGACCTCATTTAGCTTCTGATGCTAATACGGAGTCTTGGCAGAGCAATGGTATTAAAGGAGCTGCAGGTTCTGAGGAAGGTGATAAATCACCATGTGCTATATTGGATGATGACAACAGCAGGACAGCTGAGGATTCTGGAAAGGACACACATGCATCACGGGTTGCATGTTTGTCATATATGAACGAAAAAGGTGTCTGTTCAAGTGAAACCAGGGTGGGAAACTCATTCAGCCCAATGAATGCTCTGATTGAAATTAAGTATTCTGAAGCTAGTCATTCCTTGCAACCTGGGGATGACACAGCTATGAATCTTCT encodes the following:
- the LOC101779855 gene encoding uncharacterized protein LOC101779855 isoform X1, which produces MHGWRGGEGCDGRRRRLVRLMWPAARVEAEAPSPPAQGPATSPSRSSVLPPRTTSYPPAAAAAREQGCVNSPRPGSPGSFIKDGREIQVGDCALFRAVDVPPFIGLIRWIEKKEGGYPKLRVSWLYRPADIKLNKGIQLNAAPNEIFYSFHQDEASAVSLLHPCKVAFLRKGVELPAGISSFVCRRVYDIDNKCLWWLTDRDYINERQDEVNRLLYRTRLEMHAAVQSGGRSPKRLNGPSASQQLKAAPDGTQNCGLSKGKKRERGEQGIDPDKRDQDRLLVDDSEPGSKLDDMKSEIEKFEKGGLPNAEAVEKLVHLMQLDQTEQRIDLAGRIMLADVIAATESTDYLGRFVQSRGLPVLDSWLQEAHKGKSGDGSKGDKPIDDLLLSLLRALAKLPINLSALQSCSIGKSVNHLRGHKNLEIQKKAKCLVENWKKRVDAEMKSNDAKALISGQSASWPGKAGFQEISNAGNKRGGSSEHSPKNPASTVSSPKVLTDKPGGTDAVMKLNHVVSVSSKGQHMQPGNVAANSKEQPCKSIGGSELPTVKEEKSSSSSQSPNNSQSCSSEPSKDARSSTAASGGATKTSGSSSRGHRRANNGLVSGNLKEASVGRSASLDRPLLPDKSSQTGTASEKGVDILADHGNNHRLIVRFPNPGRSPARSTSGGSFEDPSVTGGTASSPVVADRHEQTDRRVKMKTEISRPHLASDANTESWQSNGIKGAAGSEEGDKSPCAILDDDNSRTAEDSGKDTHASRVACLSYMNEKGVCSSETRVGNSFSPMNALIEIKYSEASHSLQPGDDTAMNLLASVAGEISKSELVSPSSSPGSSSAKKLVCEGDNTGKCKAETDVGPVQDPGPTILENDALVAKEEQRQTVPSPEIADSKAVGPPAKVEIHEGCANKCNSQPASVDSKGENLDACTVPVKVEDSCADKDGAVESALGSQSSLVISNRNSRSILAGKSSLSAADKQDQGLLKSTNHKQFLGVSDHPGVFDRRDSITGKAAEVKKTDDIGDISTVQKENKTKEQPSSDLADVPKLAVAAAALLGVANVITEKKESKDSSSESNNHVKSEGVNSQQSEHGAKQCSKKYDDAVSVKEDGKEDLVSSDEDSSLAPHTKSGAAKLDFDLNEGIPGDDGNLSEPTISPIMCSSAIHVPSISPFTPPVTSGLQPAPITVAAPVKRPFVPPENLLRAKPEIGWKGSAATSAFRPAEPRMIMEVPRDISGSGASESQSRPTLGFDLNVADDQALEDDVPQSSAQTTCSESGNNRSRDGSSRSAGIELDLNRADEVAENGQFAPNTSHRVEVSLLPARPLPEVFSNTGTSSSRDFDLNNGPGIDEAGTEPAPKNPPAKNTSSIQFLPQVPGVRMNNATMSNISPWFASANPCGPVAIQSFLPARGEQPYPIEMTPGTQRIVAPTADGGQFGGDPSRAPVISTSPTVVFHPPGYPYAGFPFPPSVHLQTPGFSIGSTTFPNSVPSGVPYFPAISPSLVGPTGALAAQHSRQYAINLAEGSSSSGRDSTRKWDSQVLDLNSGPGSIDIEGKDERLPLPARQNLITPPHAFAEEQARIYQMSGVGTKRKEPDGSWDTERSTYKQLSWQ